One part of the Aliivibrio fischeri ATCC 7744 = JCM 18803 = DSM 507 genome encodes these proteins:
- a CDS encoding FAD assembly factor SdhE, whose translation MYSAEEKARVKWACRRGMLELDVVIMPFFDEYFEELTEAEQQAFVSLLECDDPDLFTWIMGHGRSDNLAHASMVDKIVEHNLSKLR comes from the coding sequence ATGTACAGTGCCGAAGAAAAAGCACGAGTTAAGTGGGCTTGCCGTCGTGGAATGCTGGAATTAGACGTGGTAATAATGCCATTCTTTGATGAATATTTTGAAGAGCTTACAGAAGCTGAACAACAAGCTTTTGTTTCATTGTTAGAGTGCGATGATCCTGATTTATTTACATGGATTATGGGACATGGGCGCAGTGACAATCTTGCTCATGCATCTATGGTAGATAAAATCGTTGAGCACAACCTCAGCAAGTTACGTTAA
- a CDS encoding DUF1107 domain-containing protein — protein MRFFKHYAPSMIAKHISRLFNGKIHIHGIGEFRFKDGRLVAPTEAERKHYKMVKEINSEITRLKMAY, from the coding sequence ATGCGATTTTTTAAGCACTATGCACCGAGCATGATTGCGAAACATATTAGTCGACTATTTAATGGAAAGATTCATATTCACGGCATTGGCGAGTTTCGATTTAAAGATGGTCGATTAGTGGCTCCTACAGAAGCGGAGCGTAAACACTATAAAATGGTAAAAGAAATTAACTCAGAAATAACTCGGTTGAAAATGGCTTATTAA
- the rseB gene encoding sigma-E factor regulatory protein RseB — MKRILISFIALVSFFPIMASAEEKPSAEALLHLMGEASHNLNYELSYILVKKSSIEPFMYRHSHSENMTLSHLVYLSGSMREVIRRNNEISYLEQGSKPFTIKSEAIVAPIIPLLHKDIAKLKQYYDFVSVGRAREAGTASQVVRIVSKDGNRYSYIVWIDERSHLPMRTDLVSREGDIIEQYRVISYTVNDQIATYMTQRLGDAELPKVISIPSSTNDKATWEVTWIPSGFKNIHFNRYRLAMNQRAVESQMYSDGLFNFSVYISEADKLSHKEQLVRQGRRSLHSYIKGDYEISVVGDIPALTAKRIAESVVFSESKPIIEDK; from the coding sequence ATGAAACGTATCCTGATCAGCTTTATTGCATTGGTCAGCTTCTTTCCAATAATGGCCTCAGCTGAAGAAAAACCTTCTGCTGAGGCTTTGTTGCATCTGATGGGAGAGGCTAGCCATAATTTAAATTATGAGCTTTCTTATATTTTAGTTAAGAAAAGTAGCATAGAACCTTTTATGTATCGTCACTCACATTCAGAGAATATGACACTGTCTCACTTAGTTTATCTTAGTGGTTCAATGCGTGAGGTTATACGTAGAAATAATGAGATCAGTTACTTAGAGCAAGGCAGCAAGCCGTTTACGATTAAATCAGAGGCGATTGTTGCGCCTATTATTCCTCTTTTGCATAAAGATATTGCGAAATTAAAGCAATATTATGATTTTGTATCGGTAGGTCGAGCAAGAGAAGCGGGTACAGCATCTCAAGTAGTGCGAATTGTTTCAAAAGACGGTAATAGATACTCTTATATTGTTTGGATTGATGAACGTAGTCATCTCCCTATGCGTACTGACTTAGTTAGTCGAGAAGGTGACATTATCGAACAGTATCGTGTGATTTCTTATACCGTAAATGACCAAATTGCGACGTATATGACACAACGATTAGGTGATGCTGAGTTACCTAAAGTAATTTCGATTCCGAGTTCAACAAATGATAAAGCGACGTGGGAAGTAACATGGATACCGAGTGGATTTAAAAATATTCACTTTAATCGTTATCGTTTAGCCATGAACCAAAGAGCGGTGGAAAGTCAGATGTATTCTGATGGTCTATTTAATTTTTCGGTTTATATCTCAGAAGCCGATAAACTCAGTCATAAAGAACAGCTTGTTCGCCAAGGTCGTCGTTCATTACATAGTTATATTAAAGGCGATTATGAAATCAGTGTTGTTGGTGACATCCCAGCATTAACAGCTAAACGTATTGCTGAATCAGTGGTTTTTAGTGAATCAAAACCAATTATTGAGGATAAGTAA
- the rpoE gene encoding RNA polymerase sigma factor RpoE produces MSEQLTDQVLIERVQRGDKQAFNHLVVKYQNKVCNLVARYVKNSGDVPDVAQEAFIKAYRALPTFRGDSAFYTWLYRIAVNTAKNYLVAQGRRPPASDVDAEEAEYYEGASALKEITNPENLSLSEELREIVFSTIDGLPEDLKTAITLRELEGLSYEEIAAVMECPVGTVRSRIFRAREVVEKKIQPLMQR; encoded by the coding sequence ATGAGTGAGCAGTTAACAGATCAAGTTTTAATTGAGCGTGTTCAACGTGGCGATAAACAAGCATTTAATCATCTTGTTGTAAAATATCAAAACAAAGTATGTAACCTTGTTGCTCGTTACGTAAAGAACAGTGGTGATGTGCCTGATGTAGCCCAGGAAGCGTTTATTAAAGCGTATCGTGCGTTACCAACCTTTCGTGGGGACAGTGCATTTTATACTTGGTTGTATCGCATAGCAGTCAATACAGCTAAGAATTACCTTGTTGCTCAAGGACGCAGGCCGCCAGCATCAGATGTTGATGCAGAAGAGGCGGAATATTATGAAGGGGCGAGTGCATTAAAGGAAATCACGAACCCAGAGAATTTATCGTTGTCAGAAGAGTTAAGAGAAATCGTCTTTTCAACAATTGATGGATTGCCAGAAGATTTAAAAACAGCAATTACATTACGAGAGCTAGAGGGCTTAAGTTATGAAGAAATTGCTGCTGTAATGGAGTGTCCGGTTGGTACGGTTCGTTCGCGTATTTTCCGAGCTCGTGAAGTTGTTGAGAAAAAAATCCAACCGCTAATGCAGCGTTAA
- the ygfZ gene encoding tRNA-modifying protein YgfZ, whose protein sequence is MMSTLFPALNLNKDELLPSFTVSELNDWALITMIGADKKSYLQGQVTCDVVSLAQDEITFGGHCDAKGKLWSIFQLFHHNDGYALFQRKSAIETELTEIKKYAVFSKVDISISDEILLGFTGDKALEWINQHTDSNANVRVSKFGTFAKVSDTQWLLVTTDDKKEELLSLLSEATLCDEAIWSLHHIKHALPQIDAPLCNEHIPQALNLQAINGISFKKGCYTGQETVARAKYRGINKRAMYLLSGISEAQPSAGDAIERSVGENWRKGGTIVSAYRFEDGYTLALAILPNDLDEDTQFKLQESIWEKVELPYTLNDE, encoded by the coding sequence ATGATGAGCACTCTATTCCCAGCATTAAATTTAAATAAAGATGAGCTATTACCAAGCTTCACTGTCTCCGAGTTAAATGATTGGGCATTAATCACAATGATTGGTGCAGATAAAAAATCATACCTACAAGGTCAAGTTACTTGCGATGTTGTTTCTTTAGCTCAAGATGAGATCACCTTCGGTGGGCATTGTGATGCAAAAGGGAAATTATGGAGTATCTTCCAACTCTTTCATCACAATGATGGCTACGCTTTATTTCAGCGTAAAAGTGCTATCGAAACAGAATTAACTGAAATCAAAAAATACGCTGTATTTTCTAAAGTCGATATTTCAATTAGTGATGAAATTTTACTTGGCTTTACTGGTGATAAAGCCCTTGAATGGATAAATCAGCATACTGATTCAAATGCCAACGTCCGAGTATCTAAATTTGGTACGTTTGCCAAAGTTAGCGATACACAATGGTTACTAGTAACAACCGATGATAAAAAAGAGGAACTTCTTTCTTTATTATCAGAAGCAACACTATGCGATGAGGCTATATGGTCTTTACACCACATTAAACACGCCTTACCACAAATAGATGCCCCACTATGTAACGAACATATCCCTCAAGCATTAAATCTACAAGCTATTAATGGTATTAGCTTTAAAAAAGGGTGCTATACAGGCCAAGAAACCGTAGCAAGAGCAAAATATCGCGGTATAAACAAACGTGCTATGTACTTACTTTCAGGTATCTCTGAAGCACAACCATCTGCCGGCGATGCTATTGAGCGTAGTGTGGGCGAAAATTGGCGTAAAGGCGGAACCATTGTTTCGGCATACCGCTTTGAAGATGGCTATACCCTTGCTCTAGCAATCCTCCCGAATGATTTAGATGAAGATACACAATTCAAACTTCAAGAATCTATCTGGGAAAAAGTAGAATTACCTTACACACTTAATGATGAGTAA
- a CDS encoding aminoacyl-tRNA deacylase: MMSKLQTSVTGLLDKEQIPYRILPHKTPVISVQDAAEQRGVSPSQMVKTIVLRDMGGRLALACVPGDQQVDPKKVRQLLDCRRMTCVSPDEVKLITGFEIGTINPVVTATPMPVFLDIHFQRYQYINISSGDRMAGIELTLSDLCHLCQPTLASLCRELD, from the coding sequence ATGATGAGTAAGTTGCAAACATCTGTGACGGGTCTGCTTGATAAAGAGCAGATCCCTTATAGAATACTTCCACATAAAACCCCCGTAATCAGTGTTCAAGATGCCGCTGAACAACGTGGAGTATCTCCATCTCAGATGGTTAAGACGATTGTTTTACGAGATATGGGTGGGCGATTGGCTCTCGCTTGCGTTCCTGGAGATCAACAAGTAGATCCAAAAAAAGTACGACAATTATTAGATTGCCGACGCATGACCTGTGTTTCACCTGATGAAGTAAAACTGATTACAGGCTTTGAGATTGGTACGATAAACCCAGTAGTAACCGCGACACCTATGCCTGTTTTTCTAGACATTCATTTCCAACGATATCAATACATTAATATATCCAGCGGCGATAGAATGGCAGGAATTGAATTAACGCTCTCTGACTTATGTCATTTATGTCAACCAACTCTAGCTTCTTTGTGCCGAGAATTGGATTAA
- the nadB gene encoding L-aspartate oxidase, whose product MNITNEHSCDVLVIGSGAAGLSLALRVAPHGKVIVLSKGPRNEGSTYYAQGGIAAVFDESDTVESHVEDTLVAGAHICDRDVVTFIAENAKHCVQWLIDGGVPFDHDDEKETDISDPKFHLTREGGHSHRRILHAADATGKAMQNSLQENVLNHPNITIFERHNALDLITEDKIGGDADKVVGAYIWNRDAEHVETVRAKFVILATGGASKVYQYTSNPDVSSGDGIAMAWRAGCRVANLEFNQFHPTCLFHPDARNFLMTEALRGEGAYLRRPDGTRFMPDFDERGELAPRDVVARAIDYEMKRLGADCMYLDISHKPEDFIHHHFPTINEKLLSFGIDMTKEPIPIVPAAHYTCGGVMVDKQGQTDIDGLFAIGEVSYTGLHGANRLASNSLLECVVYAWSAAEYIIKDMDKRELPPTLPAWDESQVECSDEEVVIQHNWHELRLFMWDYMGIVRTDKRLERALRRIQLLKQETHDYYSNFRVSNNLIELRNLLDVSELMVRCAMKRKESCGLHYTLDYPEALEESGPTILVPTNFK is encoded by the coding sequence ATGAACATAACCAATGAACACAGTTGTGACGTTTTAGTCATAGGCAGTGGTGCTGCTGGTCTTTCTCTTGCCCTTAGAGTCGCACCACATGGAAAGGTGATCGTCTTAAGTAAAGGCCCTCGAAATGAAGGCTCAACCTATTACGCTCAAGGCGGTATTGCTGCTGTATTTGATGAAAGTGATACGGTTGAATCACATGTTGAAGATACCCTTGTGGCAGGTGCACACATATGTGACCGAGATGTCGTTACATTTATTGCAGAAAACGCAAAACATTGCGTTCAATGGTTAATTGATGGCGGCGTTCCTTTTGATCACGATGATGAAAAAGAAACCGATATCTCCGATCCTAAATTCCATTTAACTCGTGAAGGTGGACATAGCCACCGTCGTATTTTGCATGCTGCAGATGCGACAGGTAAAGCAATGCAGAATTCACTGCAAGAAAATGTGCTTAACCACCCAAATATTACTATTTTTGAACGCCACAATGCGTTGGATTTAATCACCGAAGATAAAATTGGTGGTGATGCGGATAAAGTTGTTGGTGCTTATATTTGGAATCGTGATGCAGAACACGTTGAAACCGTTCGTGCCAAATTCGTTATTTTAGCCACTGGCGGTGCATCTAAAGTATACCAATATACATCAAACCCAGATGTATCTTCAGGTGACGGTATTGCAATGGCATGGCGTGCTGGTTGTCGAGTTGCTAACTTAGAGTTTAACCAATTCCACCCGACCTGTCTTTTCCACCCTGACGCACGAAACTTCTTAATGACAGAAGCATTACGTGGTGAAGGTGCTTATTTACGCCGTCCAGATGGTACTCGTTTTATGCCAGATTTCGACGAGCGTGGTGAACTTGCTCCACGTGATGTTGTAGCTCGAGCTATCGATTATGAAATGAAGCGTTTAGGGGCAGACTGCATGTATTTAGACATCAGTCATAAGCCTGAAGACTTCATTCACCATCATTTCCCTACCATTAATGAAAAACTGCTTTCATTTGGTATTGATATGACAAAAGAGCCAATCCCTATCGTGCCTGCTGCTCACTATACTTGTGGTGGTGTAATGGTTGATAAACAAGGCCAAACCGATATTGATGGTTTATTTGCCATTGGCGAAGTAAGTTACACCGGCCTTCATGGTGCAAACCGTTTAGCATCAAACTCATTATTAGAGTGTGTTGTATATGCTTGGTCAGCGGCTGAATATATTATTAAAGATATGGATAAACGCGAACTACCACCAACATTACCAGCATGGGATGAAAGCCAAGTTGAATGCTCTGATGAAGAAGTGGTTATTCAGCATAACTGGCACGAATTGCGTCTATTCATGTGGGACTACATGGGTATCGTTCGTACTGATAAACGTTTAGAGCGTGCACTGCGTCGTATTCAGTTACTAAAACAAGAAACTCATGATTATTATAGTAATTTCAGAGTTTCTAATAACTTAATTGAACTACGAAATCTATTAGATGTATCAGAATTGATGGTACGTTGTGCAATGAAACGTAAAGAAAGTTGTGGTTTACACTATACGCTTGACTACCCAGAAGCATTGGAAGAGTCCGGCCCTACTATTTTAGTGCCAACCAACTTTAAGTAA
- a CDS encoding RseA family anti-sigma factor — MTDKEQISAFIDNEEMDNAFIESLSNSENAETWKNYHLIGDVMRGDAPDSKEWNIAANVALALEDEPAHSMNDTVTEFMPSQPTPSEVKKTLPSWLTQFGQVAMAACFSLVVIVGVQQYNGSEPSTIPASGDIQVLDTIPFSGSAEPVSLTRDSLVNKTSSEADVMEQRKRINAMLQDYELQLRLNAHDGSIDRELLEQNSTLAE, encoded by the coding sequence ATGACTGATAAAGAACAAATATCTGCGTTTATAGATAATGAAGAAATGGACAATGCGTTCATTGAATCCTTATCAAACAGTGAAAATGCAGAGACTTGGAAAAATTACCATTTAATTGGTGATGTTATGAGAGGCGATGCACCTGACAGCAAAGAATGGAATATTGCTGCCAACGTTGCTCTCGCTCTTGAGGATGAACCCGCTCATTCTATGAATGATACGGTGACGGAGTTTATGCCGTCGCAACCTACACCAAGTGAAGTAAAGAAGACATTACCTAGTTGGTTAACTCAATTTGGCCAAGTAGCCATGGCAGCCTGCTTCTCATTGGTTGTTATTGTTGGTGTTCAGCAGTATAACGGTTCAGAGCCAAGTACCATTCCTGCAAGTGGGGATATTCAAGTACTTGATACCATTCCATTTAGTGGCAGTGCTGAACCAGTGAGTTTAACGCGTGATTCATTAGTGAATAAAACCTCAAGTGAAGCGGATGTAATGGAGCAACGTAAGCGTATTAATGCGATGTTACAAGATTATGAATTACAACTTCGTTTGAATGCTCACGATGGTTCGATTGATAGAGAGCTATTAGAACAAAATTCAACATTGGCAGAATAG
- the lepA gene encoding translation elongation factor 4 yields the protein MKHIRNFSIIAHIDHGKSTLSDRLIQVCGGLSDREMAAQVLDSMDLERERGITIKAQSVTLDYTAKDGETYQLNFIDTPGHVDFSYEVSRSLAACEGALLVVDAGQGVEAQTLANCYTAIEMDLEVVPILNKIDLPAADPDRVAEEIEEIVGIDATDATRCSAKTGLGVDEVLETIVKSIPAPEGDPDAPTQALIIDSWFDNYLGVVSLVRIKNGSLKKNDKIKVMSTGQVWGIDRIGIFTPKQIDTDVLNTGEVGWVVCGIKDILGAPVGDTLTHAKGGCEERLPGFQKVKPQVYAGLFPVSSDDYENFRDALGKLSLNDASLFYEPESSAALGFGFRCGFLGMLHMEIIQERLEREYDLDLITTAPTVVYEVVLNNGDLLYVDSPSKLPAVNDLDEIREPIARCNILVPADYLGNVISLCVEKRGVQVDMVYHGNQVALTYDIPMSEVVLDFFDRLKSTSRGYASLDYNFQRYEASNMVRVDVLINGDRVDALAIITHHDNAQGRGRLLVEKMKEFIPRQMFDIAIQAAIGAHIIARSTVKQLRKNVIAKCYGGDISRKKKLLKKQKEGKKRMKQIGNVELPQEAFLAILHVGKD from the coding sequence ATGAAGCACATTCGTAATTTTTCTATTATTGCCCATATCGATCACGGTAAATCGACACTATCTGACCGCCTAATCCAAGTTTGTGGTGGCCTGTCAGACCGTGAAATGGCAGCGCAAGTTCTTGATTCAATGGATCTAGAACGTGAACGTGGTATCACTATTAAAGCCCAGAGTGTGACGCTCGACTATACGGCTAAAGATGGTGAGACTTATCAACTAAACTTTATCGACACACCTGGACACGTTGACTTCTCTTACGAAGTATCGCGTTCACTTGCTGCCTGTGAAGGTGCGCTATTGGTTGTCGATGCGGGTCAAGGTGTAGAAGCACAGACTCTAGCAAACTGTTACACAGCTATAGAAATGGACCTAGAAGTAGTGCCAATCTTAAACAAGATTGACTTACCTGCGGCAGATCCAGATCGTGTAGCTGAAGAAATCGAAGAGATCGTTGGTATTGATGCAACAGACGCAACGCGCTGTTCAGCAAAAACGGGTTTAGGTGTTGATGAAGTTCTTGAAACTATCGTTAAATCTATTCCTGCACCAGAAGGTGATCCTGACGCACCAACACAAGCACTTATTATCGACTCATGGTTCGATAACTACTTAGGTGTTGTTTCTTTAGTTCGAATTAAAAATGGTTCACTGAAGAAAAATGACAAGATCAAAGTAATGAGCACTGGCCAAGTTTGGGGTATCGACCGTATTGGTATCTTCACTCCAAAACAAATCGATACTGATGTGTTGAATACTGGCGAAGTTGGTTGGGTTGTTTGTGGTATCAAAGATATTCTTGGTGCTCCTGTAGGTGATACATTGACACACGCGAAAGGCGGGTGTGAAGAGCGTCTACCTGGCTTCCAAAAAGTAAAACCACAAGTATATGCAGGTTTATTCCCTGTATCTTCTGATGATTATGAAAACTTCCGTGATGCTCTTGGTAAATTAAGCCTAAACGATGCATCACTTTTCTATGAACCAGAAAGTTCAGCGGCACTTGGTTTTGGTTTCCGTTGTGGCTTCCTTGGTATGCTTCACATGGAAATCATTCAAGAGCGTCTCGAGCGTGAATACGATCTTGATCTCATCACTACAGCACCAACAGTAGTTTACGAAGTGGTACTAAATAACGGCGATTTACTGTACGTAGATAGTCCATCAAAACTGCCAGCAGTTAACGATTTAGATGAAATTCGTGAACCAATTGCTCGTTGTAACATCTTAGTACCAGCAGATTATTTAGGTAACGTAATTAGTCTATGTGTTGAAAAACGTGGTGTACAAGTTGATATGGTTTATCACGGTAACCAAGTTGCACTAACTTACGATATTCCAATGTCTGAAGTTGTTTTGGACTTCTTTGACCGTCTGAAATCGACATCTCGTGGTTATGCATCACTGGATTACAACTTCCAGCGTTACGAAGCATCAAACATGGTTCGCGTAGACGTATTAATCAATGGTGATCGAGTAGATGCATTAGCTATCATTACTCACCATGATAATGCACAAGGTCGCGGTCGTCTGTTGGTTGAGAAGATGAAAGAATTCATCCCTCGCCAAATGTTTGATATCGCGATTCAAGCAGCAATTGGTGCTCACATTATTGCGCGTTCAACAGTTAAGCAACTACGTAAAAACGTAATTGCAAAATGTTACGGTGGTGATATTAGCCGTAAGAAAAAACTGTTGAAGAAGCAAAAAGAAGGTAAGAAACGTATGAAGCAGATTGGTAATGTTGAATTACCACAAGAAGCTTTCCTTGCGATTCTTCATGTAGGTAAAGATTAA
- a CDS encoding SoxR reducing system RseC family protein, which yields MMTALATVLEVQEDIVVVGCQQKTSCNHCSSKDSCGTGIVSKALPGKVHHWAFHTEKKLSVGQLVEIGLPEKNLLQSAAIVYLTPLLFLLLGALLSEWFLSPMIGVGELTTIVVSTLFSLGGYQLAKRLSHHIEQKTEQQVSLLRVLGEPLSDTNLGNAAR from the coding sequence ATGATGACTGCATTAGCTACCGTTCTTGAAGTACAAGAAGATATTGTAGTAGTGGGATGCCAACAAAAAACAAGTTGTAACCACTGCTCATCAAAAGACTCTTGTGGAACAGGGATTGTTTCTAAAGCGCTACCTGGAAAAGTCCATCATTGGGCATTTCATACTGAGAAAAAGTTATCAGTAGGTCAATTGGTTGAAATTGGCCTACCTGAGAAGAATTTATTGCAGTCCGCTGCTATTGTTTATTTAACGCCACTTCTGTTTTTATTGCTTGGTGCGTTATTGTCTGAGTGGTTTTTAAGCCCAATGATTGGTGTTGGAGAGCTCACAACAATTGTTGTATCGACTTTATTTTCCCTTGGTGGTTACCAATTAGCAAAAAGACTTTCTCATCATATTGAGCAAAAAACAGAACAACAAGTTAGCTTACTTAGAGTGCTAGGAGAGCCACTTTCCGACACAAACTTGGGAAATGCTGCACGATAA